Below is a window of Pseudodesulfovibrio sp. 5S69 DNA.
TTGTCCATGTACTCGATCTTCTCGGGCTTGGCGGGGTAGCACCAGTGGCCCGGAGAGAAGTCCACCGGGGTTTCCATCCAGCCGGTGAGCGGCGGATTGTAATCTATGCTCTTGAAGAGCTCGTCTGCTTTGGGAATGTCGGACATATTCTTATCTCCTCGGATAAAGAAAGTATCACCAGGTGGTGAACCCTAGGCCTCGGCCTCGTCTTTGGGCACCCCGTTCTCGGGGTTGTCCAGGGGCAGCCCCGCCTCGGCCATGGGCACGCCGAATTCCTTTTCGTAATCCGCGTAGGCATGCGCCTTGATGTTGGGGTCGTTCCAGGGGTTCACATGGTGCTTTGCGCGCGAGTCGTTCGGCAGGTTGCGGGTCGGGGACAGGAAGACGCCCGGCATGTGCATGAGCTTGCTGAACGGGAAGTAGACCATGAGCGTGCTGACCAGGAAGACGTGGATGAAGAAGGAGACGGTGATGGACTCGGGGACGACGTAGTGGAACGTCACCAGGCCCATGGTCAACTCCTTGATCGCGATGACGTCGACCTTGGCGTAGTAGCGCATGTAGATGCCCGACAGGGCGATGGACAGGATCAGCAGCAGCGGGAAATAGTCGGAGACGTAGCTGATGTAGTTGATCCTGGGGAGAACCAGCCTGCGGCCCAGCAGCAGGAGCACGCCGACCACCAGGCCGACATCGCTCAGGTACATGACCGGAGCGCCGATCTGCAGGATGCCGTCCACGAAATCGAGCGCGCCCACCGGGAGGAACGGGATCGGTTCGAGGAAGAGGCGCAGATGCCGCAGGGCGATGATGAAAAAGGAGTAGTGGAAGGTGATGGCGAAGAGCCACAGCCACTTGCTCGATTTGTAGGCGACGACCGGATGGCCCTTGCCCTCGTGCAGGGACACCTGGGTGTTCCTGAACAGTGAACGGAAGGCGAAAATCTCCAGGACCATGCGGAAAAAGGTCTGGGCGCCGGTCTGGGGACAGTCCAGTTTGTTCTGTTTGAACAATTCCGGGTCGAAGGACTTGAACTGACCGCCGGTTGTGGGGATGCGGAACGGCACGGCGCTCCGGCCCCAGGTGACGACTTTGTATACAAAGCCGATAATGAAGATGATGAACGCCGTCGTCGGGATGCAGACACCGAAGAAAGTCCTCATGTGTGCCGCATCAACCCCGAACAACGGGATCAACACCAGGAGAAAGACGAACAGAAGTGAGTAAAGAGCATTCATCTACCGTCACCTCGCTTGAAGGTTGGACCGCAGGGGTTACCTGGTCGGCCTGCCACTTTCGGGATGCCTCCGGAGGGGCCGGTGCAAAGATGCTTGAAGCTATGCATTGAAGACGGATTCCAGCCCTC
It encodes the following:
- the dsrM gene encoding sulfate reduction electron transfer complex DsrMKJOP subunit DsrM; protein product: MNALYSLLFVFLLVLIPLFGVDAAHMRTFFGVCIPTTAFIIFIIGFVYKVVTWGRSAVPFRIPTTGGQFKSFDPELFKQNKLDCPQTGAQTFFRMVLEIFAFRSLFRNTQVSLHEGKGHPVVAYKSSKWLWLFAITFHYSFFIIALRHLRLFLEPIPFLPVGALDFVDGILQIGAPVMYLSDVGLVVGVLLLLGRRLVLPRINYISYVSDYFPLLLILSIALSGIYMRYYAKVDVIAIKELTMGLVTFHYVVPESITVSFFIHVFLVSTLMVYFPFSKLMHMPGVFLSPTRNLPNDSRAKHHVNPWNDPNIKAHAYADYEKEFGVPMAEAGLPLDNPENGVPKDEAEA